A portion of the Lolium rigidum isolate FL_2022 chromosome 1, APGP_CSIRO_Lrig_0.1, whole genome shotgun sequence genome contains these proteins:
- the LOC124696023 gene encoding aspartyl protease family protein At5g10770-like, translating to MAAAASSSRCRSHGFLRLLAAAAVLAAFGFARAAGSSGDETVLLNVQSLLPGRSCAAPQENKRSGATSARMQVVHQHGPCSPLADAHGKPPSHAEILAADQNRVESIQRRVAATAGKLKKRAAPVQPGPKKNPAGIHPGHSSFSSAPLLPVSSGRALGTGNYVVTLGLGTPASKYTVVFDTGSDTTWVQCRPCVVKCYKQKDPLFDPARSSTYANVSCSDSACDDLDESGCTGGHCLYAVQYGDGSYTVGFFARDTLTIAHDAIKGFQFGCGEKNDGLFGMTAGLLGLGRGKTSLTVQAQYRYGGAFAYCFPALSTDTTGYLDFGPGASPANARVTPMLTDNGPTFYFVGLTGIRVGGKQLSIPETVFSTGGTIVDSGTVITRLPETAYSALSSAFTAGMAARGFKKVAGYSILETCYDFTGISEAAVPTVSLVFKGGACLDVDESGILYAISQAQVCLAFASIGDDESTGILGNTQQKTYGVVYDLGKKTVGFAPGAC from the exons ATGGCCGCTGCTGCTTCGTCTTCCCGCTGCCGCAGCCATGGCTTCCTTCGTCTGCTTGCTGCCGCCGCCGTTCTCGCGGCATTCGGGTTCGCCCGTGCTGCCGGGAGCTCGGGGGATGAAACCGTGCTGCTCAACGTCCAGTCCTTGCTGCCTGGCCGGTCGTGCGCTGCTCCACAAG AGAACAAACGCAGCGGCGCGACGTCAGCGAGGATGCAGGTAGTCCACCAGCACGGCCCATGCTCGCCTCTGGCAGACGCCCACGGGAAGCCGCCGTCCCACGCGGAGATCCTCGCAGCCGACCAGAACCGCGTGGAGTCGATCCAGCGCCGTGTGGCCGCGACGGCCGGCAAACTAAAGAAGCGCGCCGCACCTGTCCAGCCCGGCCCGAAGAAGAACCCCGCCGGGATCCATCCGGGGCACTCGTCGTTCTCCTCCGCCCCGCTACTCCCGGTTAGTTCAGGGCGCGCGCTGGGCACGGGCAACTACGTGGTGACGCTGGGGCTGGGCACGCCGGCGTCCAAGTACACGGTTGTGTTTGACACCGGCAGCGACACGACGTGGGTGCAGTGCCGCCCTTGCGTGGTCAAGTGCTACAAGCAGAAGGATCCGCTCTTCGACCCGGCCAGATCGTCGACCTACGCTAACGTCTCGTGCTCCGACTCCGCCTGCGACGACCTCGACGAGAGCGGCTGCACCGGCGGGCACTGCCTCTACGCCGTCCAGTACGGCGACGGCTCGTACACCGTCGGCTTCTTCGCCCGGGACACCCTCACCATCGCCCACGACGCCATCAAGGGGTTCCAGTTCGGGTGCGGGGAGAAGAACGACGGCCTCTTCGGGATGACCGCCGGGCTGCTGGGGCTCGGCCGAGGGAAGACGTCGCTGACGGTGCAGGCGCAGTACAGGTACGGCGGCGCGTTCGCGTACTGCTTCCCGGCGTTGTCCACGGATACCACGGGGTACCTGGACTTCGGCCCCGGCGCGTCGCCGGCCAACGCGAGGGTGACGCCGATGCTGACCGACAACGGGCCGACGTTCTACTTCGTGGGCCTCACAGGCATCCGCGTCGGCGGGAAGCAGCTGTCCATCCCGGAGACTGTCTTCTCCACGGGCGGCACGATTGTGGACTCCGGCACGGTGATCACACGGCTCCCGGAGACCGCCTACTCCGCGCTGTCCTCGGCGTTCACCGCGGGCATGGCGGCGCGAGGGTTCAAGAAGGTGGCGGGATACTCTATCCTGGAAACCTGCTACGACTTCACGGGGATCAGCGAAGCGGCGGTGCCGACGGTCTCGCTGGTGTTCAAGGGCGGCGCGTGCCTGGACGTGGACGAGTCCGGCATCCTGTACGCGATCTCCCAGGCGCAGGTGTGCCTGGCGTTCGCGTCCATCGGCGACGACGAAAGCACGGGCATCCTTGGGAACACGCAGCAGAAGACCTACGGCGTGGTCTATGACCTCGGCAAGAAGACCGTCGGCTTCGCCCCCGGTGCCTGCTGA